DNA from Sulfitobacter albidus:
TGCATCGACACCAGGCCACGATAGGTATTCTGGGCCTTGCCCGCGCTGATCCCTTTGGAGACGATGCGCGATTTGGTGTTCTTGCCCAGATGCACCATCTTGGTGCCGGTGTCGGCCTGCTGCATGTTGTTGGCGATGGCGATGGAGTAGAACTCGCCCTGGCTGTCATCGCCACGCAGGATGCACGAGGGGTATTTCCATGTGACGGCAGAGCCGGTTTCCACCTGCGTCCACATCACCTTGGCCCGGTCGCCCCTGCAATCAGCGCGCTTGGTCACGAAGTTATAGATCCCGCCCTTGCCGTTCTCGTCACCGGGATACCAGTTCTGCACGGTGGAATACTTCACCTCCGCGTCTTCCTCGATGATGATCTCGACACAGGCCGCGTGCAGTTGCGCCTCGTCGCGCTGGGGCGCCGTGCAGCCTTCAAGGTAGGACACGTAGCTGCCCTTGTCCGCGATGATGAGCGTACGCTCGAACTGGCCGGTATTCTCGGCGTTGATGCGGAAATAGGTGGACAGCTCCATCGGGCAGCGCACGCCGGGCGGCACATAGACGAACGACCCGTCCGAGAACACGGCCGCATTCAGCGTAGCATAGTAGTTGTCAGAGCTGGGGATGACCGTGCCGAGGTATTTCTTGACCAGCTCGGGATGCTCCTGGATCGCCTCGGAGATCGAGCAAAAGATCACCCCGGCTTTCTTCAGCTCCTCCTGAAAGGTGGTGCCGACGGAGACACTGTCGAAGACCGCATCGACGGCCACTTTGCGCGGCGCGTCCGACATTTCTTCCGCGCCCTCGACACCGGCCAGAATTGCCTGTTCTTTCAGCGGAATACCCAGCTTTTTGTATGTCTCAAGCAGTTTGGGATCCACCTCGTCCAGCGACTTGGGCTTTTGGATCATGCTCTTGGGACGGGCGTAGTAATATTGGTCCTGAAAGTCGATCTCGGGGTAATCGACCATCGCCCATTTGGGGTACTTCATGCCCAACCAGCGCTCATACGCCTCAAGGCGCCAGTCCAGCATCCACTGCGGCTCCCCGTTCTTCTCGGAAATCAGTTTGACGATGTCGGCGGTCAGACCCTTGGGGGCGTATTCCATCTCGATATCGGTGGACCAGCCGTGCTTGTAGGCACCGCCGACTTCACGCACGGCGTCTACGGTTTCCTGATCGACACCTTCTTTGACGTTTTGTTCGTCCAAGCTCATGGTCTGTCCTCTCATGGCAGCATTGACGCCGTGGGGCGTGTATCGGCACCGCGCTAGGCCGCGCGGCTTTTGTATCTGTCGTATTTCGCGGCCCAGCTTTCGGCGAACCGCATCACATCGTCTTTTGTCGTCTCAAGGCCCAGCGACACCCGGATGGCGCACGCGGCCTCATTCTCGTCAAAGCCCATGGCGCCCAGCACCTTTGAGGCCTTTACCTTCCCGCTTGAGCAGGCAGAGCCCGCCGAGATGGCAAATCCGGCCAGATCCATCTGCATCACCTGCGTCTCCCCCTTCCAGCCGGGGGTGATCATGCAGGAGGTGTTGGGCAGACGTTCGACCGCTTTCCCGACAAAAATAGTCTCTGGGCTGACAGCCGCAATAGCGTTTTCTAGAATATTTCTAAACTGGGCCACTTCGTCCCACCGCCCCGCCGCCACATCGGCGCCCGCCGCCTGCGCCGCCGCACCAAAACCGGCGATGCCGACGATGTTTTCGGTGCCCGAACGGCGGTTCATCTCTTGCCCGCCGCCGCGCAGCATGGGCGCGGGATCGTCGGCGGTGAAATTGATCAGCGCGCCGATGCCCTTTGGCCCGCCCAACTTATGCGCCGACAGTATCGCGTAGGACGGCGTGACGTCACCGTAGGTCACCGCGACCTTCCCGGCCATCTGCGTGATGTCGCAAATGGTCGAATACCCATCGCCACTGCCCGCAACGGCGCGGTCGGGGCGCATAATACCGGTTTCGCTATTGGCCCCCGATTGCGCGATCAGGCCCGTGGGCGCCGCTATATAGGTCATCGCGCCGCTGCGATCAAAGGCCGAGGGCAGCGCCCGCTCGGACCAAACCCCCAGACAATCATGCTCCGTCGGCAATGCGGCAAAGCTGCCGCCGTGGCGCTCCTTTTGCGCGACCGCAAGCGCCGCCGCCTCGGTCGCACTGGAGGTAAACACCACCTGCTGCGGCTTGCAGCCGACCAGTTCTGCCACCTGCGCACGGGCGTGCTCCACCAGCATCTTGGCGCCGCGGCCCTCGCTGTGCACGGACGACGGGTTGCCCACCACATCCATCGCGTCGATCATCGCCGCACGCGCCTCCGCCCGCAGCGGGGTCGTGGCATTATGGTCGAGGTAGGTTCTCATGCCTCGTCCCGCTCATCGACGACAGGGAACAGCGTGGGCACCGCAGGGCACGGCGACAGCTCGTTGTTGATGACATCCGACAGGCGCGTCTGGTGCAGGAAGACGTAGACATTGGCCGACAGCCCCTGCCACAACCGATTGGTCAGCGATTGCGCGCGGCTGCCCGACAGCCCGCCCGACACCCCGGCCCCTTGTGCATCGCGTCCACGGTCTCATCCACAGCGCTCAGCACGTCGACCACACGGATCTCGCTCGCCGGACGGGCCAATTGATAGCCGCCCGACGGACCGCGCACCGAGCGGACCAACTCCGCCCGCCGCAGCTTGACAAACAACTGCTCAAGATAGGGCAGCGACACCTGCTGGCGCGCCGCGATATCACCAAGGCGCACCAGCGTATCGGCGGGCTGCAGGGCGATGTCGGCCAGGGCGACCATCGCATAACGTCCCTTTGTCGACAGTTTCATCGCAGCCTCCCGCGCGCCGCGCGCGTTTGAATTGACGTTGCAGGCGGAAATGCCTAAATCGCTGGGACGCGCGCAGCCGCACGCCCATAGTTTAGAAACGTTCTAAGATGCCTGAGCGAAAAGGTCAACAACCTCGCCGCCTCTTTGAGCCCCGACAAAGGACCCCCCATGCCAGAGGTGATTTTTCCCGGACCCGAAGGACGGCTCGAAGGCCGCTATCACCCCCAGCGCGAACGCGACGCGCCAATCGCCATCGTGCTGCACCCGCATCCGCAGTTCGGCGGCACGATGAATCACAAGGTCGTCTATAACCTGCACTACGCCTTCTACCAGATGGGATTTACCGTACTGCGGTTCAATTTCCGCGGCGTGGGGCGCAGCCAGGGGGAATACGATCAGGGCGTGGGCGAATTGTCCGATGCGGCCTCCGCGCTCGATTACCTGCAATCGATGAACAACAACTCCAAACACTGCTGGGTGGCGGGGTTCTCCTTTGGCGCATGGATCGGGATGCAGCTGCTGATGCGGCGGCCCGAGATTACCGGCTTCATCTCGGTCGCCCCTCCGGCGAACATGTATGATTTCAGCTTTCTCGCGCCCTGCCCGGCCTCGGGCCTGATCATCAACGGCACCGGCGACCGTGTGGCGCCGCCTGCGGATACGGTGAACCTTGTCAGCAAACTGCACGAGCAAAAGGGCATCACCATCACCCACGAGGAAGTCGACGGTGCGGGCCACTTCTTTGAAGAGCCGCATATGGACACGCTGATCAATACGACGACCACCTACGTGCGCCGCCGCCTGACCGAGAACACGCGCTGATGGCCGACGAACACGTCACCGCGATGGCCAACAAACTGGCCGAAGAATGCCTCGCCGTGCAGA
Protein-coding regions in this window:
- the sufB gene encoding Fe-S cluster assembly protein SufB; amino-acid sequence: MSLDEQNVKEGVDQETVDAVREVGGAYKHGWSTDIEMEYAPKGLTADIVKLISEKNGEPQWMLDWRLEAYERWLGMKYPKWAMVDYPEIDFQDQYYYARPKSMIQKPKSLDEVDPKLLETYKKLGIPLKEQAILAGVEGAEEMSDAPRKVAVDAVFDSVSVGTTFQEELKKAGVIFCSISEAIQEHPELVKKYLGTVIPSSDNYYATLNAAVFSDGSFVYVPPGVRCPMELSTYFRINAENTGQFERTLIIADKGSYVSYLEGCTAPQRDEAQLHAACVEIIIEEDAEVKYSTVQNWYPGDENGKGGIYNFVTKRADCRGDRAKVMWTQVETGSAVTWKYPSCILRGDDSQGEFYSIAIANNMQQADTGTKMVHLGKNTKSRIVSKGISAGKAQNTYRGLVSMHPKAKNSRNYTQCDSLLIGDKCGAHTVPYIEVKNNSSRVEHEATTSKVDDDQLFYCRSRGMDEEEAVALVVNGFCKDVLQALPMEFAMEAQALVAISLEGSVG
- a CDS encoding cysteine desulfurase family protein, with the translated sequence MRTYLDHNATTPLRAEARAAMIDAMDVVGNPSSVHSEGRGAKMLVEHARAQVAELVGCKPQQVVFTSSATEAAALAVAQKERHGGSFAALPTEHDCLGVWSERALPSAFDRSGAMTYIAAPTGLIAQSGANSETGIMRPDRAVAGSGDGYSTICDITQMAGKVAVTYGDVTPSYAILSAHKLGGPKGIGALINFTADDPAPMLRGGGQEMNRRSGTENIVGIAGFGAAAQAAGADVAAGRWDEVAQFRNILENAIAAVSPETIFVGKAVERLPNTSCMITPGWKGETQVMQMDLAGFAISAGSACSSGKVKASKVLGAMGFDENEAACAIRVSLGLETTKDDVMRFAESWAAKYDRYKSRAA
- a CDS encoding alpha/beta hydrolase, yielding MPEVIFPGPEGRLEGRYHPQRERDAPIAIVLHPHPQFGGTMNHKVVYNLHYAFYQMGFTVLRFNFRGVGRSQGEYDQGVGELSDAASALDYLQSMNNNSKHCWVAGFSFGAWIGMQLLMRRPEITGFISVAPPANMYDFSFLAPCPASGLIINGTGDRVAPPADTVNLVSKLHEQKGITITHEEVDGAGHFFEEPHMDTLINTTTTYVRRRLTENTR